The Arachis ipaensis cultivar K30076 chromosome B07, Araip1.1, whole genome shotgun sequence genomic interval GATCAACCCCTACCCAAAAACTACAGTGAAATTAATTCCAGAAAGTTTACACAGATTCAAAAAGCTACAACTTTAGATGGTTAACTGTctccattttattttcttttgaataacagAATGTAGAATGTGTAAAAGTCATTTCTGTCCAATTCTGTGTCCTTCTTTGTAGACATATGTTGCAGGCACTAATTTATTCCCCGTCTCTCAGTGGTCACATAAGTTTTACTTTTACCTTCCCTTCCATCCAACAATTCCTGTTCCTATTCCCTTCTTCTGCCTGAGGCACCAAGTTTTCATTGTACATATTCGTTTATCTTTAAAGGTTAATTAACAAAAGTATACACTTAAATTAACCTTCAACAAGacgctttttatttttgttattaggtTTTTAATGGTATTTTTAAATATATGgagagtttatgtattttttttttcatgtgaGAAGTATAAATCTGAGAATCaggtgatttttaattttttttttttaaatacacaaATCTGAGagttatatttgttttttttattttaaaattttttaaacataTAAATCTGGCTCTCAGATTTACATTttagtattaaaaaaatttaaaatatataaattggACCCTCCGATTTGCTTTACGgtagaaaaaatttattttaagataATTCGAATTTTTCGATTTGTGCACTATAAAATTTGAcccttaaatttttttatttctccaACTCTGAGGATCTGCTttgttatttataatttaaaaaaaaataaaatccataTAAAAAAATACACCAATTATCCACTACGATAAATTATACACTACCTTCttctatatttaaaaaaattaacctcaacaagagacaaaaaaaattaacctTCAGCAAATGTTAAAATTGAATGCTTtggttttttaatatatttttatcgctttagaagattttgaaatttatttttattaaatagactaatttttttatcacttttaataaaatttttaaaatatgaattagaaaaaattttcttaacaatttttttataaaataagttaGTGTTCTTTACAAAGAGTCAAAGAGAGAAATTCATTTTGAAGATctctaaaataattaaaaaattaaaaaaaatatttgatatgAAATTCTTTATAATCAATTTAGATATttgctcttaattttttttaaataaagatttattcattgcatttgaaaGATATATTATATATCCCAAAATTTTGAATCATTTGCATAATCAACCTATAAATTATTATAAATCAAATGTGGACAATTTGATCCCTCTCTAAACTTTCTTAGATATATATGAAGAAAGAGTTAACGACATAATCTAATTATACATTAAGAGCTTGTTTGGGCGAACttctaaaaaaagatctttttttgagttatcgtttttaaaaaattttatgaaaaagtaaaagtaattttatgtttgcatatctcatacaaaaaaatttttttatctatcaattatgtttaggtATAtcgatataaaagtacttttttgtttatttattagatgaaaaatattttttttaagagaaaaagatcttttagaaaaagatgtaaattacaacttctcaaaaaatatctttttttatttttttagtacttttacttttactattagaaatttatcaaatacgctaaaaaataaaaaaatatattttttcattgaaaaaatatctttttttatcaaaataattgcGCTCAAACAAGTACTATAAAAAAAAGAAGTTTTTTCGGTTTTTCCTTGTGAGGGAGGAAGAATAATATTTTAACTTTTTCTTCGTCTGCTTCCTTcacattattttttaaataacttATTAGTTTTTTCATAGAAGCTGAAAATCCAATGGTGCGGACAAAACTTCTACCCTTTATAAAGATTATTTTCCTATGAAAAGTATTTTGGGAGAACAATTtgcataattttaaaaatataggtaaaataaaataatcatactatataaatacaaaaaaaaaacgttACTTATTAGTTTAGTTATCTGCTAAAATAATATTGAAATTTAACTTGAATATATATCCACATTTATAATCAAATTTTGTAAGTAATATAATCAAACTTGATTCAAATTTATTatcaaatttaataaataatataattaagtTAGATTTNNNNNNNNNNNNNNNNNNNNNNNNNNNNNNNNNNNNNNNNNNNNNNNNNNNNNNNNNNNNNNNNNTATCGTCagctattattttttataataatttttttatgcatAAATGGTTggcaaatattattaatttttgtaaACAAAATTAATCGTGGCCTTTCATCGGACACACATAATCACGAAATTATCACACCTATTCTATTCagttagtaaataattaaatataaattattttaaattatttttttgacaaCACTTTTATTACCTAATACCTAGAGTCTAGATATCGttataattattttatcattactGACGACAGACTTTCgatgaattgagattgaatttTTCTAATGGGCCATTTATCCATCCAATTTTATTGATGATTTAGTTGTTgccaaaaatataattatgataaAATAATTACCCACACCGTCGCTATCGATAAAATGGTTGGTAAAACTGAATTCTCTTGTGCAGGAGGGAGAGCGAAATGGCATGTGAGAAGAAACAAACCGAAATGAAATAGTTCAAAGTTTTTGCTCTCCCATATAGGTATTTTCTAGCAAGCTCCTTGGTTCCCTTTCGTTTTCTCCATGTCTCAAACTCAAAGCGTACCATGCATTTATTACTAGTACTACTTAGCTCGTTTCTTGTTTGTGTGTTTATTTTCTCATGACACTGTCCATTGCAGCAGCTGCAGCCTGTAGTGTTAGTGGCTCCCCAATATATGTACCTCTCTCTTTGCCCCCCTCTGCACACCTTGTCCCTTATTCCGTACATCCTTAGAATAATTTGACCACACCACCATTTTGTTCCATTACTACTCTTCATTCTTTCTCTTAAAAGTGGAAAGAGACCAATAAACTACTAATAACGAACCCTTCTATTCCCTCTTATTACATACCTCGCGAGCATAATAAGAGATGCTTCCTTTTGGGGGCAGATTCTACGGGTTCGAGAGCTGGCTAGACCAACCTCACCAACACGACTCATCACCCTCTGATGGATTTTTTGTTCCCGAAGCACCTTTCAAGGCAACGGATCTATTATTCGACGGAGCAGGCAGATCATCCAAACTGGATAATAATAGGAAATCAACGGAAGCCTGCAAGAGCCACAGGGAAGCCGAGAGGAGGCGCAGGCAGCGAATCAACGCTCATCTTTCCACCCTTCGCTCCCTCCTCCCTAACACCGCCAAGGTTATTTTTACATTTTTGCCACCACTTATCACATACACTCCGTACTGATTCACTTTCTTATAATATTCGTTATCAGTTTACCATTCAACCTTATACATATCATACTCCTTAGCTCGTTCAAAATCAAAGCATAGCTAAATAAATTGTTTATCATCGCAAATTTAACCTAAAAAGATGAATATATAATTAATAACAAGATAAGAATTAAGACTCGAATCTCAGCAATTTTAATTTCCGATATCGTTTCTTGTTTTACGACAGTGCATGGGTCGAGGGCACATTGGTAAATTCAAGTGCTTGTGTGGTGTGTGCAGGCAGATAAGGCGTCGTTGCTGGCGGAAGTGGTAAAGCACGTGAAGCGGCTAAAGAAAGAGGCCGATGACGTGGCACGAGACCCGTCCAAACCCGACGCCGAAGCAGAACCGTGGCCGTTTCCGGGAGAATCCGACGAGGCAACACTCAGCTACTGCGACGGAGAACCGAACCTGGTGAAGGCGACGCTGTGCTGCGAGGACCGGCCCGGTCTGAACCGGGACCTGACGCATGCGATTCGGTCAGTTCGAGCGAAAGCGGTTCGGGCCGAGATGATGACGGTTGGGGGCCGGACCAAGAGTGCGGTGGTAATTCAATGGCCAGCAGCGTCTGGTGGTGGTGATTCAAAAGAAGGGGTGGAGGTTGGAGCTCTGGAACGGGCATTGAAGGCAGTTATTGAGAATCGGGCTTTAGTGGGATCTGGGATGGGCCGCTTCGTGTTGGGTCAGAAGCGGGCTTGGAATAGTTATGATTCCCCTGATGAGGTTGATTGCACCTTTTTGCTTAACAGAGATGCTAGCAAGTAACCATTTTTGTCTGCATTGAAACAGCCAACACAGGTGCCTATGACCAAAATCCCAATCTAACTGAAATTCCAAGAAGGGAATACCGTTTCCTAGCTAGGATTCTATCTGTTTATAAGATTTGAATTCCAGATTACTGGTTAAGAAATTTAGTTACTTACTCCACCAAAGTACTAAAATTGACCAAAATCCATAAATCTTACTAAAGATTTAAAACTAGATTGTAACTATAAATGACAGTCTTCGTAACGCTATTGGTAAACAATCCCACATGTAATGTTAGTGTTTTCAATGATATTTTGGATaaaccaaaatatatatatatatgttactgTTTAGCTCCATCCCTTCCTCTCCGTAAATTGAATAAAAGGGAATGCAAGTTCTGACAAGGTAAGAATGAACTATGCTACATCTA includes:
- the LOC107608273 gene encoding transcription factor bHLH30-like, with the translated sequence MLPFGGRFYGFESWLDQPHQHDSSPSDGFFVPEAPFKATDLLFDGAGRSSKLDNNRKSTEACKSHREAERRRRQRINAHLSTLRSLLPNTAKADKASLLAEVVKHVKRLKKEADDVARDPSKPDAEAEPWPFPGESDEATLSYCDGEPNLVKATLCCEDRPGLNRDLTHAIRSVRAKAVRAEMMTVGGRTKSAVVIQWPAASGGGDSKEGVEVGALERALKAVIENRALVGSGMGRFVLGQKRAWNSYDSPDEVDCTFLLNRDASK